The following nucleotide sequence is from Prosthecobacter sp..
CGGCAAGGAGATCAGCAGGGCGGAGTTTGGCGGTTCCGTGACTTCGGTGAATTTCAGCCCCGACGGTCGCCACCTCGCAGCGGGCAGCGCGGACAAGACCGCGCGGGTGATCGAGGCGGCCAGCGGCAAAGAGATCAGCAGGGCGGAGTTTGGCGGTTCCGTGACCTCGGTGAGTTTCAGCCCCGACGGCCGCTATCTCGCAGCGGGCTGTTCAGACAAGACCGCACGCGTGATCGAGGCGACGACCACCAAGGAGATTAGCAAGGCGGACTTTGGCGGTCTCGTGACCTCGGTGAGTTTCAGCCCCGACGGCCGCTACCTCGCGGCAGGCAGCTCGGACAAGACCGCACGCGTGATCGAGGTGGCCAGCGGCAAGGAGATATGCACGGTGGAGTTTGATGGCCCAGTGAAGTCGCTAAGTCTCAGTCCCAATGGCCGCTACCTCGCGGCGGGGTGCAGGGGCAATTCCGTGCTGGTGATCGAGGCGGTCAGCGGCAAGGAGATCAGCAGGGCGGAGTTTGGCGGTTCCGTGACCTCGGTGAGTTTCAGCCCCGCCGGCCGCCACCTCGCAGTGGGCTGCTCTGACTTTACCGCGCGGGTGACCGAGGTGGCCAGCGGCAAGGAGATCAGCAGGGCGGAGTTTGGCGGTTCCGTGACCTCGGTGAGTTTCAGCCCCGACGGCCGCTACCTCGCAGCGGGCAGCGCGGACAAGACCGTGCGGGTGATTGAGGCGGCCAGCGGCAAAGAGATCAGCAGGACGGAGTTTGGCGGTTCCGTGACTTCGGTGAATTTCAGCCCCGACGGCCGCCACTTCGCAGTGGGCTGCTCTGACTTTACCGCGCGGGTGATAGACTGCACGTGTCTCGGCGAGGTAGATGCAGCGATCTCGCAGGAATGGTCTGCTGCGCTAAGCCTAGCCTCTGGACTGCGATTCCAATCCAACGAGCAACTACACCCCGTTCCCGCAAATGAACTTGCTCATGCCCAAGACGTGGTTCATGCCTTCGTTGCCCGTCCGCCAAATGACGGTGAATACTGGCAGCACGCCATCCTTAAGTGGTCCCAAATGCTGCCGGAAGATCGTACTACATCACCTTGGACCGATGACCCCATTCGCACCGCCATTGGCCGCTGGCTGATACAGGCACGCATTTATACACCCACCATCACCGACTGCGCTGACCAAGCGCCATGGCATCCCTTGGTACCGGTGTCGTTGGCTCGCAAAGAGACGTTGGACATCCAGGACGCCGCACAGAGGAAGGTACGGACCACGTTTCTCGCTCGCCTCACCCTCAAGCGGCTGCGGGATGCGGACGTGAATATCTACAGTGCCGACGTGCTGACGGCTTATGCGGCCAAGGCTGCCGACTGGATGCTGGAGCTGGCTCTCCCCCAGGAAGCGGCGGAGGCACGGGCGCTGAAGTGGTAGTTCCTGCTTGAAGTTCCACACTCGACAGATCCTCATGGGTTCGCGTTTGGAGCACTGGTGCTGCTTTGCTGTTTGATCGCCGTCTCCGCTGCCTCACGCAAAGGCTGCCCCGTCGCGTCCGATGCAGCCATTCCGGCCAGCAGGGTGCCAAGCTCGGGATTCCTCAGCGCGGCGATCATCTGCGCAATAATCACACGCTGACCAGCACTGGTTTCGGGTTCCTGAAACATGCCGACGAGATCACGCAACACCGGCTCATCCCCCAGACGGCCCACGGTTTCGACCACTGGTGCCAGCAGCGCCGGATCATCGGTGATCAGTGCTGCGCTGGCGAGCAGGCCGGCGGCTTCCGGTGATTCAACACCCGCAGTGAGGCCGGAGATCAGCGCGTTGCGCGTGGCGGGGTCTGTTTCCGCGATTACGGCGTCCATCGCGGCCTGGATGCCGCCGTCGCTGCCGATCCTGCCGAGGATGTTGGCGATGCTGCCGCGCACACCTGCTGGCAGCGGCTCTTTGAGGGCGGCGATGAGGCCAGGCTCGGCCGCTTTGCCCTGGGCAGCAAGCTCCCCGCTGATTTGAATGGTTTCCTCGGGCGTGGCCTTGGCAAGTCGTATGCCGAGGGCAGTCACGTCCGCCGTTTTAACGGATGACGCCGAAGGCTGAACCTGCTCCGACAGCGGTGCGGCGGCGCTCGGCGGAGAGGTGCGGGACGTGCGCATCTGCGGCTGCAGGGGCTGCGCGAGCGGCGGCTTGGGTTCCTTGAACATAAAAAAGCCCGCCACGCTGGCAAGCCCCACCAAGGCAGCGCAGGCGGCGATCATCAGAGGGAAGGGAAAAGACGTTTTCATGAGCGGTGTTGCAGGGAAAGGCCCCGGTGAAGCAGAAGTTCTTCACCGGGGCGGGCTTGTCAGCAAGTGTCGTGGGTTCGGTCGCAGAGCGCGGTTTACTGGCTGCCTACAGAGTACCACGTCCCGCTCCACAGATACCACACATTGTTGGTGCCGGTCTGGTTCGCCAGCCAGACGCCGCTGCTGTAATAGCGGTAGGAGAAGGTGCTGTCCTGATGGGTGGTTCCTGTGAAGGTGCCCAGCCAGCTCGTGTTTTTCGCGGCATAGCGCTCCATGGCACTGGTGGTCGTGATGGTGGTGCTGCCGCCCTGGGCGGTGCCGGAGATGGTGAACGAGTAGGGGTTTTCGTTGGAGTCGTTGTTCGTCAGGTTCAACGTGCAGTTCTTGGTGCCGGCACTGGTGGGGCGGAACTTGATGGAAAACGAGGTCGTCTGGCCGGGGGCCACACTGGAGGCAGGGTAGGCATAGATGCTGAAGTCCGTCGTGTTGCTCAGATTCAGCGCTCCCACCGTCAGCGTGCCGGTGCCGGTGTTCGCAATGGTGTAGCGATTGTACTGCTCGGAGCCGACCGTGGTGCTGGTGAAGTTCGCCGCCGAGTTCTGGCTGCTATTGCAGGCAATCTGCGTGCCGGAGATGCTGATGCCAATCTCCGGGGCGGAGGTTACGGCGGGCTGGTTGTAGGGGAAGGAATTGCTAAACCGGTCGCCGCTGCTCAGCCACGCACTGTCAAAGGCCCGGACTCCTGCCGTGTAATATGAACCATTGAACAATCTGCCGCGCAGGTTTGCCGCCGGGATGACCACCCGGTGAGCTCCCAGGTTTGAATTGTTGGTGGTCGCAACATAAGTTCCAGTGATGGCAGTAGTGCCCAACCGCACCCAAACATCCGTCTGAGCAACACGATCGCCGGTGGTGTCGTTGACGTTGAAACTCACGATGACATTACCCAGGTAATCTGAGGAGGCTGAGAGGTTGGCAATGACCGGGGCGGTGTTGGGGGGGGTGCGAGAAATGAACCCGTTTACCCGCCATGAGGTGCTTCCGTATTTGATCGTGCCATTGACCACATTCCCATATTGAACTTTAACACTCGTCCAATTCCCGCCGGACAAGTCTTTCACATAGATGCCTGTGTAAACTTTTCCGTCCACAGCACCAAGCGGAGACCAATTTGCATGGTCGATTTTGATGACGTCTGATGAGACGATCTGGGACACATAAGCGACATGTCCGTAAGTGGCCATTCCTGTCTGGCGGGGCCAGACAAGCACCGAGCCAACACGAGGGGTGTTGCTGACGTGATAGTTGCCTCTGATGGCGGAGTCCCACCATGTCCAGGCATCTCCATAAATCGGGATGCCTGACCGTTCGCGTGCGTACTCAACACACTGCTTTGCCTGCACTTGCAGAGGAGCAAGCATCATTGCGGCAATGGTGAACAGAAGGATTTTGACCGTATTGTTTGTTTTTGTTTTCATAGGAGTGAAGTGATCTTCAAGTGCCTTTGCCGGACCGCCCGCCGCCTTGTGACAAACAAAGTGAATTTCTTTTCAGCCTGCCTGTGGCAGGATCGGGGCCGCCATGCCTGACGCCTCGCTGAACCCTGGAAACTCGCCCTTCTCCCCCACCCGCTGGAGCATGGTCGCCCAGGCCCGCGGATCGCGGGAGCGGCAGACGGCCATGCGGGCGCTGGGAGACTTTTACACGGCCTACTGGTATCCCCTGTATGCCTTTGCCCGGCGCAAGGGCTGGCGGGAGGAGGATGCCCGGGACCAGACGCAGATTTTTTTCCAGCGGCTGATGGAGAACGACCTTCTCGACAATGCCGATCCGGCACGCGGTCGGCTGCGGACGTTTCTACTGCTGTCGTTTCAAAGCCAGCTCTCCCATGCAGCGGAGGCCGCCGCTGCCCAAAAACGCGGCGGTGGGCGGGAAATCCTCTCGCTGGAGCTAGAGACGGCAGAGGGCCGCTACCAGGTGGATGCCATCGATTCCGCCGCGACGCCCGAGATGGTCTTCGATCAGGCGTGGGCCAGGATGATGATTCAAGCGGCGGTGGATCGTGTGGGTGAAGGTGCTGCCGCCACTGAGTTCAGCGTGCTGCGTCCGTTCCTCACCGGGGGTTCCCCAAAAGACCTGTCCTATGCCGATGCGGCTCAGGCGCTGAACATTACGGAGGACAATACACGCCAAAAGATTTCGCGGCTGGCCAGACGTCTACCACAAGCCCTGCGCGATGTGGTTCGGGAATCGCTGACAGATCCCGCCGACGAGCTGGTAAATCAAGAAATCACCAGCCTGCGAGCGGCCCTGCGCAACCAAGCCTGATTCACTCATGCCACGTCCGGGCGATGCGCTCGATGCTCAGCGCCTTGCCGGTGGCGGGATCGATGGTGATCAGGGCGCCATTGACGCGCACCGCGCCGCGACCAACGCCGAAGCGCGTGGGCATCATCGTGTGAAAACGTTCGAGCACAGGCTCGATCTGGCTGCCGATGACGGAATCCATCGGGCCGCACATGCCGGCATCGCTTTGAAACGCGGTGCCCTTTGGCAGCACACGTTCATCAGCGGTGGGCACATGCGTGTGCGTGCCGACGACAGCGGAGACCTTGCCGTCGAGATGCCAGCCCATGGCGACTTTTTCGCTCGTGGCCTCAGCGTGGAAATCGACGAAGATCACCGGCGTCTCCTCACGGAGTTTTTCGACACAGGCGGCGATGGCGGGAAAGGGATTGTCGAGCTGCTGGTTCATGAACGTGCGCCCCTGCAGGTTCACCACGGCCACTTTGCACTTTTTTGACTCCAGCACGATGAAGCCGCTGCCCGGCGTGCCTGCGGGATAGTTCATCGGCCGCAGCATGCGCGGCTCCTCGCCGAGATAGGACACGATCTCCTTCTGATCCCAGATGTGATCCCCGCTCGTCACCACCGCCGCACCGGCGCGCATCAGGCTGATGGCGATCTTCGGCGTGATGCCGCGGCCTCCGGCGGAGTTCTCGCCGTTCACGACGACGAAGTCGATTTTGAGCTCCTCTTTGAGCAAGGGCAGCAGCACGGCGACCGCCTTGCGCCCCGGTTCGCCCACCACATCGCCCAAAAAAAGCAGGCGGAACAGTCCGTCCGCAGGGTCAGCCGTGTTGTCGTTCATCGTGCCGCTACTTAGTAGATGATGAAGCCGGGGATCAAGTCTAGGATGCACTTTATGATGAAACGAATGATGCGCGCTTGTTCGCCGGCGGCGGTCATGTTCGCGTGCTTGATGGCGACGCCGGGCATGACCCAGACGATCGCGCCCGCTCCACCACCTGCTGTTCCCTCAGCTCCGGCACCCGCGCTCACGCCTTCACAAATCACACCAGGCGCGGCTCCTGTGACGACGCCTCTGGTCGCTTCGCCCATCACTCCGCCCGTTGCACGGCTGGATCGCCTGAGTGCTCTCGGCACCAAGCCGGACTGGGCCAAATTGCAGGCGTTTCATCAAACGCTGACGCGCGCCGAGTTTGAAGCCGTGATGCGGGATATTTATTCCGATCTTTCACCCCTGCCGCCGCCGTGGAAGCTGGAATCCGACGGTGTGGTGGTGAAAACCGGCGACCCTTCGAAGCCCGAAGCACGCATCGGCTTCGCCACCCGTGCGGAATCCCCCCTGCCCGGCACGCGCACCTGGCGGCGTGCCGCCGAAATGCCGCCGCTCAAGGGCCGCCCGCCGTTGAGCGATGTCCACATCGCCATCGACCCCGGCCACATCGGCGGCGGTTATGCGCAGATGGAGGAGCGCTATTTGAGCTTCGCACCCGGCGAGGCCATCCAGGAAGGCCAGCTCACCCTCATCACCGCCCAGATCCTCGCCGAACGGCTCAAGGCCCTCGGGGCCTACGTCTCCCTCGTGCGCGACCGTACGGAGCCTGTCACCGACCGGCGTCCTGCCGACTTGGCCGATCCCGCGCGTCAAATCCTCACCGAGGCGGGCTTTCCGCAGCCGCAGGAGAACTACAACAATCTCACTGGCGATGCGAAGATCCTCACCGTGCAATGGCAGAGCGAGAAGCTCTTCTACCGCGTCAGCGAGATCCAGGCGCGGGCCAAAAAGGTCAACGAGACCATCAAGCCCGACGTCGTGCTCTGCCTGCACTTCAACGCCGAGGCCTGGGGCGATGCCACCGCGCCGCAGTTCTCACCGATGAATCACATGCATATCCTCGTGAACGGCTGCTACTCACCAGTGGAACTGGAGCAGCAGGACGTGCGCTTTGAGATGTTCCATCGCCTGTTCTCACGCATTCACGAGGAGGAACTGCCGCTCGCAGAAGCCGTGGCCAATGGCATGCGGTCTGCGACGGAGCTGCCCGCCTATGTTTATACCACGCCCAACGCACGCCACGTCGGCTCGAACGCCTATATCTATGCGCGCAACCTCCTCGCCAACCGCCTGTATCAGTGCCCGGTCGTTTACCTCGAACCTTTCGTCATGAATCACGAGGAAACCTACCGCCGCCTGCTCAACGGCCACTACCTCGGCCGCACGCTCACCGCCGGACGGCTGCAGACCAGCGCCGTCGAGGACTACGTGCGCGGGATCGTGAGCGGCATCCTCGCTTATTATCAGAAACACCGTCCCTCATGAAGGTGCTCATCGCTGGTTGTGGTTTTGTTGGCGAACGTGCCGCCGATCTCCTTCACGCCGCCGGGCATGAGGTGATCGGTCTCACCCATTCGCCCGAATCCGCCGCACGTCTCGCCGCCAAACCCTGGCGCACCGAAGCCTGCGACATCTCGGATCGCGATTCCGTTGCCAAACTCAATGTCACCGGCATCGACGCCGTCATTCATTGCGCCAGTTCCAGCCGTGGCGGCGCCGAAATGTATCAAGCCGTCTATGTCGATGGCATGCGCCATCTGGTGACGGCGTTTCCGCAGGCTTTCGCGCTCTACAGCAGCAGCAGCAGCGTCTATCCGCAGGTGAGCGGCGAAATCGTCGATGAAAGCAGCCCCGCTGAGCCGGAGCGCGACACAGGACGCTTGCTGCGTGAAGCTGAGAACATCGCATTAAACGCGGGTGGAGCCGTCGCCCGCCTCGCGGGTATTTACGGGCCGGAACGGTCCTTCGTTTTGAAAAACCTGCTCGAGGGCAAGGCGGCCATCGAAGGCAACAACGGCCAGGGTCGCCTGCTGAATCAAATTCATGCCGACGATGCCGCTGCCGCGCTCGCCCATATCGTCACACAACGTCTGGGCGGCATCTTCAACGTTGTCGATGACGCCCAGATGACGCAGAAGCAATGCTCCGAACGCTTGTGTGCTATCTTTGGCCTCAAACTGCCTCCCGTGCGCGAGCCCGATCCCAATCGCAAACGCGGCTGGAGCCACAAGCGCGTCTCCAACACCAAACTTCACGCATCAGGATGGAAGCCGCGATATCCAAGTTACTTTGATGCCCTGCGAGACGACCCCGATCTCGTCCCGTCCATCTTCAGCCTCGTTCAGGGTGCCAGCGAAGTTCCCCTGCCCCGCCAGCCGAACATCCTGCTCATCGGCCTCATGGGATCGGGAAAAACCACCGTCGGTCGCATCGTCGCCCAGATGATCGGCTTCCAGCTCGTCGATACCGATCATCTCATCGTCGAAACCGCCGGAAAGAGCATCCCCGACATCTTTGCCAGTGAAGGAGAGGCCGGATTCCGCCTGCGTGAATCCACGGCGCTGCGCTCATTGCTCGGCAGACGTGGCTGCGTCATCGCCACCGGCGGCGGCATCGTCACACAGCCGCGCAATCTGCCGCTCTTGCGTCATCTCGGTTACACCGTCTGGCTGGATGCCGATCCCGAGCGCCTCGCACGCCGCACCGCGATGAACTCCAACCGTCCGCTGCTCAACGGCGAGGAAAATCCCAAGGCCAAGCTCGAACGGCTCCTCGCCGAGCGCAAACCACTCTACAAATCCCTCGCCGACCTGCGCATCCAGACCGCCGAACTCACGCCGCAGGAGACCGCTTATGGCGTCATGGAAAGCGCCCGCGTGTTCTTCGCCCGTCGGCAGAAACTCGAATCAGTGGGCTGAAAAACTCAACTCCAACTGATCCTCCGCGCCCAGCGCCCGCGCATCATGCCCGCGTGCGCGCAATTCCGCCGCAAACTCCCGCGTCGAGCCATGCACCAGGTAAATCCGGCGCGGCTGCACCCGTTCGACCGTCTCGTGCAGCTCGGGATGATCCGCGTGATCGCTCAGCGCAAACACCGCATCGACGCCATAGCGATACTTCGCGCTCGATTGCAACGCCCAGCCCGACAGCATCGCCGTGCGGATCTTGGGCAGCTCGATTTTCGCACCCGGCGGAAACACCAGCACATGCCATGCGGCCTCCTCCGCGTTGAAAAGCCGCCACTTCGGCAAAGCGCCCAGATGCGGAGCCAGCACCTCCGTGATCTGCGCCACACTCGGATGCACCATCACCGGCAGCTCCACAGCTCGCAACGCACACAGAATCTCCTGCGCCTTACCGAGTGAATAACCCAGCAGCACCGGAATGCCTCCGTCACTCAACGTTTCACGCACAAACGCCAGCATTTGCGCGATCACCTCCTCCGCAGGCGGAAAACGATACTTTGGCAGGCCAAACGTCGTCTCCATGATCAGCGTGTCCGCCTGCATCAGCTCACAACGTTCCGCGCTCAAGCCCTGCCGCAGCTTGTAGTCGCCCGTGTAGAGCAGCGTGGCTCCATCCGACTTCCGCGTCAGATGCAGCATCGCCGATCCTGTGATGTGCCCCGCCGGCAGCAGCCGCAGCTCCCAGCCTTCCCATTCAAGCACCCCACGCATCGGCAGCGCCTGCACCACGCCGGATTTCTTCACCACCTTCCTCACCGCCATGATTTGATGCGTGATTTCCGAACAAAACGTCAGATCATGCCGCGCCACATGATCGCTGTGCGCATGCGAAACAAACGCCCGCCTCACCCCAAAGTGTGGATCAAGCCACAAATCCGCCTCTGGGAGGTAAATCCCCTTCGGATGGGTGACTGT
It contains:
- a CDS encoding MBL fold metallo-hydrolase RNA specificity domain-containing protein, which gives rise to MPPLITVTHPKGIYLPEADLWLDPHFGVRRAFVSHAHSDHVARHDLTFCSEITHQIMAVRKVVKKSGVVQALPMRGVLEWEGWELRLLPAGHITGSAMLHLTRKSDGATLLYTGDYKLRQGLSAERCELMQADTLIMETTFGLPKYRFPPAEEVIAQMLAFVRETLSDGGIPVLLGYSLGKAQEILCALRAVELPVMVHPSVAQITEVLAPHLGALPKWRLFNAEEAAWHVLVFPPGAKIELPKIRTAMLSGWALQSSAKYRYGVDAVFALSDHADHPELHETVERVQPRRIYLVHGSTREFAAELRARGHDARALGAEDQLELSFSAH
- a CDS encoding choice-of-anchor D domain-containing protein, translating into MSFNVNDTTGDRVAQTDVWVRLGTTAITGTYVATTNNSNLGAHRVVIPAANLRGRLFNGSYYTAGVRAFDSAWLSSGDRFSNSFPYNQPAVTSAPEIGISISGTQIACNSSQNSAANFTSTTVGSEQYNRYTIANTGTGTLTVGALNLSNTTDFSIYAYPASSVAPGQTTSFSIKFRPTSAGTKNCTLNLTNNDSNENPYSFTISGTAQGGSTTITTTSAMERYAAKNTSWLGTFTGTTHQDSTFSYRYYSSGVWLANQTGTNNVWYLWSGTWYSVGSQ
- a CDS encoding TIGR00282 family metallophosphoesterase; this translates as MNDNTADPADGLFRLLFLGDVVGEPGRKAVAVLLPLLKEELKIDFVVVNGENSAGGRGITPKIAISLMRAGAAVVTSGDHIWDQKEIVSYLGEEPRMLRPMNYPAGTPGSGFIVLESKKCKVAVVNLQGRTFMNQQLDNPFPAIAACVEKLREETPVIFVDFHAEATSEKVAMGWHLDGKVSAVVGTHTHVPTADERVLPKGTAFQSDAGMCGPMDSVIGSQIEPVLERFHTMMPTRFGVGRGAVRVNGALITIDPATGKALSIERIARTWHE
- a CDS encoding shikimate kinase yields the protein MKVLIAGCGFVGERAADLLHAAGHEVIGLTHSPESAARLAAKPWRTEACDISDRDSVAKLNVTGIDAVIHCASSSRGGAEMYQAVYVDGMRHLVTAFPQAFALYSSSSSVYPQVSGEIVDESSPAEPERDTGRLLREAENIALNAGGAVARLAGIYGPERSFVLKNLLEGKAAIEGNNGQGRLLNQIHADDAAAALAHIVTQRLGGIFNVVDDAQMTQKQCSERLCAIFGLKLPPVREPDPNRKRGWSHKRVSNTKLHASGWKPRYPSYFDALRDDPDLVPSIFSLVQGASEVPLPRQPNILLIGLMGSGKTTVGRIVAQMIGFQLVDTDHLIVETAGKSIPDIFASEGEAGFRLRESTALRSLLGRRGCVIATGGGIVTQPRNLPLLRHLGYTVWLDADPERLARRTAMNSNRPLLNGEENPKAKLERLLAERKPLYKSLADLRIQTAELTPQETAYGVMESARVFFARRQKLESVG